Within the Kribbella aluminosa genome, the region GACCTTAGTGCGCGAGTCGCTCGGATCAGCTTCGTTCGCGGGGCGTCGGCCGATCCCGACGTACGGCCGAATCTCGAGCGCTCTGTACGTCGGGACGCGCTGCGGACTGGTGATTCGCCAACAGGCGTTCGGCCCGGACTGTCGGCAGGTGGATCTCACGGTCGGTGTCGTTCCCGTCGAGGACGAACTCGAGTGCGTCTTCGTCTGTGTAGTAACGTCGAAGGGCAGGCCGAGCGCGGGCATCAGTCCAGGCAGAAGTCGTTGCCCTCGACATCGTTCATCCAGATGCAGGACTCGTTCTCCTCGTCGGCGCGCTGGAGCAGTACCTCGACGGCGCCGAGCGCGACCAGGCGATCCCGTTCGGCCTCGAGGGCGGCGAGCCGCTCGGCGCCGACCATCCCGGTGCCCACGCGTACGTCGAGATGTACGCGGTTCTTCACGACCTTGCCCTCAGGCACGCGCTGGAAGAACAGCCGCGGACCTTCGCCGGTCGGGTCGGTGCAGGCGAACCAGCTGCCGGCTTGGTCCGCCGGCAGCGTGCGGTTGTACTCGTCCCACGACGCGAACCCCTCCGGCGGCTCCGGTGCGACGTACCCGAGCACCTCGCACCAGAACCGCGCGACCCGCTCCGGGTCCGCGCAGTCGAAGGTGATCTGGACGTTCCTGACCGTTGTCACCGGACCACGGTAAAGGTGCCGTCGGCCGCGGGTCCACCGTAAATCCGTACCGCCGTCGCGACCGGCACGCCATCATGGCGGGATGGACGTCGAGGAAGAGCTGACCGGCGGGAACGTCGCCGACCGCGTCGTCCGGATCGGGGCGACCGTGCGGAAGCCGGCGCTCGCGCACACCGCCGGCGTCGAGGCGGTCCTCGCGCACCTGGACGGCAAGGCCTTCGCGCTGGACGGCAAGGCCTTCGCGCCGCGGACGCTCGGGCGGGACGACCAGGGACGGCACGTGCTCGAGTACATCCCGGGAACGCTGGCGGACACACTTCCGCCGTTCTCCGTCGACGAACTACGCCGCCTCGGCCGGCTGATCCGCGAACTCCACGACGCGATGGCGACGTTCGACCCGCCGGCGGACGCGGCCTGGCATCCCGTCGTACCGGACCCGGCCGGCGGCGACCTGATCTGCCACGGCGACCTCGCCCCGTGGAACCTGGTCTGCGGCGACGACCGCTGGACCTTCATCGACTGGGACAACGCCGGTCCTTCGACGCGGCTGTGGGATCTCGGGTACGCCGCCCAAACGCTCGTACCGCTGCTGCCGACCGGCGACGTCACGGTCGACGCCCCGCCATTGCGCGCGTTCGTGGACGGGTACGGGCTGGACCACGAGGAGCGTCTTGCGTTCCCGGCTCAGCTGGCGGCCCGGACGCGCGGTTCGTACGAACTCCTGGTCCGCGGCCACGAAACCGGCGAGGAACCGTGGGCGACGCACTACGCGAACGGTCACGCGGACTTCTGGGGACCGGCCGCGGAGTACTCCGCACTCCACCACGACGCCTGGGTAGATGCTCTGATCCACTAATACCAGTGGTCTACTCAACAGACCAATGGTATGACTGGTCCTGCCGTCAGGTCGGCATCAGGAACTCACTCGCAAAGGAGCCTGATGAGCACCCTGGACCCCAACAGCAGCCCGAGGGCCGACGGGAGCGCCGGCGACGCGGACTACGGCCGGATCGGCGAGGGCTACACGTCGTACCGGCAGCCCGAACCGGAGTTCGAGGCCGCGATCCGCGCCGCCCTCGGCCCCGCCTGGACGATCCTGAACATCGGCGCCGGCGCCGGTTCGTACGAGCCGCGCGACCTCGACGTGACCGCGGTCGAACCGTCCGCGAAAATGCGCGCCCAGCGCCCGGCGGACCGAGTCGCGGCGATCGACGGCACCGCCGAGAACCTCCCGTTCGCCGACGACACCTTCGACGCCGCGATGGCCACGTTCACCGTGCACCAGTGGTCCGACCTGGGTGCCGGGCTGGTCGAAGTACGCCGGGTCACCCGCGGCCCGGTCGTCGTACTGACGTGTGACCCGAGCGGCTGCTCGACCCCGGCGCGCGGAAGGCGAACTCGGCCTGGAGCTTCGTCGCGCCCGAGGTCCACGAACGGTTCGAAACCACGCTCGCCAACGATCTGTCCAGCGGCGCTTGGGACACGAAGTACGGGCAACTCCGCATCCAGGAACACTTCCGCGGCGCACTGGTCCTGATCGTCTCACCGGGCTGACCTGCTCGACCGCAACAATGGACCGCGATGGCGAAGATGCTGAGCGGGATACTCGCCGCGGGCGCGGTTCTGATGGCGCTCGTTGCCCTCGGCATCGGGTTGCACTGGCCGTACCGGATCGACGGGCCTGGCGCGCTGTCGGCGGCGTTCAGCGCGTTCAGCGGGTGGCTGGTGATCTATCTGGTCGGGGCGATCCTTGTTGTCGTCGATGCGGTCCGGCTGGCGCGGCGGCGCGATCTCGACGCGCTGCAGCGATCCGCGAACCTGGTCAAGCTCGTCGCCGTTCCGTTCTTCGTGCTGAACTTCGTCGCGTTCGCCGAATCGGTCCTGGTCGTCGGTTCCGGTGACGGCGATCACCTCGGCATCGACGGGCTCCTGCTGGCGCTGCTGGTCGTCTTCCTGACGTACGTCGCGATGCTGCCGACGTCGGCGTACGGCGTCGCTGTCCTGGTACTGCTCCGCAAGGACGGCCGGATCGGGCGGACGTTCTTCGGCGTGAACATGCTGCTGCACGTCCTGTTCGTGGTGGATGTGCTCAGCTCGATCGTGGTGGTCGAGGTCGCCCGCTCCATCCTCGGCCGTCGCCCGCCGGCGCGGTCACGGAACCTGTTGCCCGGCGTACTCGCCACCGGCTCGGCGGTTGCGCTGGTCTGGCTCGCCCTCGTCGCGACCTTCGCGGTGCTCCATTACGACGAGTACCCGACTCTGCCGAGGGGTTTCCTGATGAGCTGCATCTGGTTGCTCGGGTACGGCGTGTTCGTGGAGTTCCTGCTGCTCGTCGTGGTGCCCGTCGTACCGCTGGTCACGTTCCGCGCGGCGGTCCGCCTCTTCGTGCAGAGCGACACCGAAACCCTCGCCCGAACCGCCCGCACCGTGAAGCTCGTGATGATCCCGCTCTTCCTCCAGAACTTCATCCTGTGTGCGGCCGTCGTCTACGCCGTGACGATCCTCCCGATCGCCCTCACCGGCGGCAGAATCGGCCCGAGCACCGGCACCGCCGTCGCCTTCATCGGCGCGTTCACCCTCACCGGCCTGATCCCCGCAGTCATCGGCACCTACCTGATGCTGCTCCCCACCTCGATCTACAGCATCACCTATCTCACCCTGCGCCTCCGCCACCACACCATCACCCCCAGGTCCTACCTCCTCCACACCCTCCTGCAACTCCTCTTCGTCACCGACATCATCAGCACCGTCGCCCTAACCCAAAAACCTCAACCCAGGGGCTCCGGCCAGGCGGTCGCCGGCAGCAACTCATGAAGCGGAACCTAGCCGTCGAGGAGGTCGAGGTACGCGCGTGCTGCCGCGAGACTGGTCGGGTTTCCGTGGGAGTTGAGTAGTTGCCGGAGCGCGGCCAGTTGGGCAGGGCGGTCGGTGGTTGGGGGGCCGCCGAGGAACTGGATCGTATGCGTCGCGTCGGGGGAGTGGCGGGCGATCTGCTTGGCGGCGATCGGGATGAGGGCTATTCGCATCGCGTGTTGCTCGGCGGGGGTCTTCGGGGTGGCGGGCTCGCGTTCGCCGGCGTTCAGGTATGTCGTGAACGTGGCCGTCGTGCGGCGGATTGGGCGGTGCTCGAACAGGAGCGTGCTGTCGGACGGCCAGCTCGCGTGGGACACCGGGTGCACGTGCCAGTCGACCCACAGCGGGAGACCGTCCACGACGTACTGCGCGCTGATCGCTCGCGTCCCGGCCGGTCCGTTGTGGCGGGCGTCGATCGCGAAGGTTCGGCCGGCGCTCGGGAGTGCGACCGAGTCGAGGTGTGAGTCGTCGACCACGACGAGTAGGTCGACGTCGCTCCATTCGTCCGCGCGTCCGGCGCCGAGTGAGCCGACGAGGGCTGCGCCGATGACCGCCGCGTCTGCCCGGAGCGCGGCGGTCGTCGCGCGAAGCCAGCGGTCGCGGAGATCTACCAGTGGGCTGGTCATCGCGGGAGAAACACCTCGTCGTTCGGTTGGTCGGCGGCCGTGAGGTCGAACGGGTGTACGCCGCAGTGCTCGATGCCGCGGGTGCCGGTGAGGGTTTCGATCACGACGCTGTGGCAGACGGCGATGAACGGTGCGCCGGTGGCGTGGCGGCGGAGGGCGCCGAGGGCTCGGCGGCGGACGGAAGCATGGGGTTCCCAGGCGCGGGACTCGCCCGGCGGCCAGGTGCCGTTGTGTTTGGCGCAATCGTCGATGGCGGCAAGTGCCTGGGAGGATCGCCAGGTGAGGGTGTTGTCCGGGAGCCATTCGCGCAGGTCGACGTCGACGGCGGTGAGCGGGAGCTGGGTCTCGGCGGCGATCAGCGCGGCGGTCTGGAGTGCGCGCGTCATCGGCGACGCGATGATCCGCGCGGCGCCGCAGCCACGCAGTCGGCGGCCGGCCTCTTGCGCCTGCTGTACACCCAGCGCGGACAGCGGTGCGAAGTCCCGGGCAGGGCCCCACCAGCCTTCCTCGTCCAGCTGAGTGCCGTCGGCCTCGCCGTGCCGTACGAGCAGGATCATCACTCCTCCCCGGAGTACCGTTCCCAGGCCGACTGCCTGCTGACGCCGAGCGCCTCGCCGATCCGCGCCCAGGTCACCGACCGCGAACGCAACCGGAGCACCCGATCCTGTACGGCGGCCTCGACCTGACCGCGGGACGCGTCGAGGCGCGCCATGTCCGCCAGCAGCTCCTCGTCGGTCTTCCCGTCCAACGGCGGGAACGACGGCAGCGGCTGGTCGCTCATCACGCGTTCGCACAGCTCGACGCACTCGTTGCAGATGAACACTCCCGGCCCCGCGATCAGGTGCTGTACGTCGTCCCGCACCTTCCCGCAGAACGAGCAGCGCAACACGTTGTCCGACATCTCGACCTCCTCGGTCTGTCAGGTAATGCCTGACAAGGTTCTGTCAGGGTAGGCCTGACAAACCGCCGAGGTCAATCAGTCCGTGCAATCAAATACGCCCGTTGCGTGGTCTCCCCCTCTCCCGGCTCGCGAACCGTCGTCGACCAGGTACGGAAGCCGGCCGCGTGCAGCAGCCCGGCGATCCGTGCAGAATCCCTGGTGTGCCGGCGTACGTGCGATACCAAAGCCCCGTCCCCGACCGCCGCGGCCGCCGGATCGGCATCTTCGGCCTCGTCAACATGCTCGCGAACCGCGGCTACCTGACCGCCGACGAGGAGCACTTCCGCCGCACGACGAACGACTGGTACGACGCCACCTACACGAACCCGTCCACCGTCGACCCCACCATCTACAAGCACCACCCGCACGCCGCCTCCTGGTTCAAGCCCACCGCGACCCACCTCTTCGAACCTATCCCCGGCTACCTGAAGATCCTCGCCACCCACAACCTCCCCTGCGACCGCTACACCTCCACCACCCCCGGCCGAGTCCTGTACGAGGACGCCCACCAACTCGTCGTCGTCCCACCCCCCGCCCCCACCGCCCCGCCCACAATCCTGTGGCTCCGTCCCAAGGCGGACTGATGCCCCTCGTCTACGTGACCGGCTCGTCCGGAGTCGGGAAGACCTCCGTCGGCGCCGAGCTGCGACGGCTGGGGTACGTCGTGTACGACGTCGACGTGGATCGGCTGGCTCGGTGGTTCGACAACGCGTCGGGGGCTGAGGTGGTGATGCCGGCGGACCGGGATGACGGGTGGTTCGCGGGGAACTCCTATCGGCTGCCGCCCGAGACGCTGCGGGGGCTCGCGAACGGTGCTGGTACGACGTTCGTCTGTGGGACCGTCGGGAACGACGGCGAGATCTGGGACCTGTTCGACACCGTGATCAGCCTGAGCGTCGACGCTGCGACGCTCGAACGGCGGCTCGTCACGCGTGGTGCCTTCGGGTCGAGTGAAGCGGAGCTGCAGCGGGTCCTCGAGTGGCACGCGAACGTTGACATCGACAACGCGACGTACGGCGCGGTTCTGGTTGACGCCAGTGGATCGCCGCCTGAGGTCGTCTCTCGTGTTCTCGGTGTGTTGAATTCCGGGTAGTGGAGGACGTCGGGCGTACAGCGCTGCCGGGGGTGGTGGAGATTCACGAGTGGCGGTGGATTTGCGTCCGTTGGACGGCTGGCGGGGATGAACTGACGCCGTGGATCACTTACCGTAATGCTCATGGCGTTTGCGGCGAAGGGGAGTAAGGCCGAGTCGTTCCTTACCGTGGTGGTGGGTGGTGGGGCGGCGTTCGGGCTGATCATGCTCACGTCGCGGGCGTGGAAGGCGTGTCATGTCGTCATCGGCGGGAAGCTGCCGAACGGGCTGACGTTGCTGTTCCTCGGGGTGCCGATCGCGTTGATCGTCAACCTGGTGCTGTTCACCGTCGTCTTCCGGTACGCCGGGAAGGCGTTCCTGTTCTCGCTGTTCGCCGCCTGTGTCGCGCTCGCGATCGCCGACCTCGCGCTGTTCTCCTGGCAGGGCACCCCGGCCGGATCCCCCGGCACCTGCCCGGGCAACGTGCCGCCATGGTGGCCGAAGGGGCTCCCGACCTGACCCGGATCTCCAGGCCATCACAATGACGCCGCCGCGGCGCCGGCCACGCTTGGGCGCGGGCATTCGCCGCAATTGGGATGGCCTGGCGATCCGGGGTCAGCGTGCGGGCAGCAGGCTGAAGAACGGATGTCCCACGTTCGCGTCGCCCCAGTCGAAGAAGGTGTACCGCCCGGCGCCCGCCACCAGGATCTGCCCGTCATGCAGATCCGCGTGATCCAGCGAATCCGGTACGCCGATCGCCCGCAACTCCTCGCACCACCCGACCAGCCGTGGCCGGAACTCCCGCAACCGCCGAGCATCCGCCCCGCTCACACAAGCCGCGACCGCCGCGTCGAAGACCCCCGGCAAGGCCGGCACCCGAGCATCCGGTACGCCGAGCCGCAACAGCTCGTCCACCCGCTCCACGAGCCCTCGCTGCAGGTCGGCGTACTGCGTCAACGCCTCCGTCCACTCCTGCGGCCCGGGCGGCAGGCTCCTCAGCAGCTCGCCACCCGACGGCATCAGGGACCACCCGCGCGCGGCGTCCACGGCGTACGGCGTGAGCACGTGGTCCGGCGTCCACCGCGACAACGCCTCGCCCAGCCCCGCCTCGAACGCTGCCCCGGGCGCGCCCGCCTTGAACCACACCGGAGCCGCCGCCTCGACCCGGACGATCACCGACCACGGCCGTACCCGGACCCGCCGCGCGCCGAGTTCCCGCACCCCTGTCCTCGCCAGCTCGGCGTCCAGCCAGCCGATGGCCTCCAAGCGCCAGGCCGGATCGTCCCAGGGAGTCCGCGCCTCCGGATACGCACCGCGGTCGATCTGCATGACGGGACCATAATCGAGGGATGACACACTGGCCGGACTCGCCGTACCGAGTGGGGATCTCGGGCTGGCGCTACCCGCCGTGGCGCAAGACGTACTACCCGGACGGGCTCCCGCAGCGCGCCGAGCTCGAGTACGCCTCCGCCCGGCTGAACTCGATCGAGCTCAACGGCTCGTTCTACGCGTTGCAGCGCCCCGAGTCGTACCGGCGCTGGTACGACGAGACGCCCGCCGGGTTCGTGTTCGCCGTCAAGGGTCCGCGGTTCGTCACGCACCTCAAGCGACTCGCCGACGTGGACGCCCCGCTGGCGAACTTCTTCGCGTCCGGAATTCTTGCGCTGGGCAACAAACTCGGCCCGGTGCTCTGGCAGCTCCCGCCCAACTTCCAGTACGACGCCGCACGGTGCGCGGACTTCTTCGCGCAGTTGCCGCGCACAACGGTCGCCGCGGCCGAGGTCGCGAAGGGTCACGACGAACGGATGGACGGTCGCGCGCTGCCCGAACCGCGCGTCGACCAGCCGCTGCGGTACGCGATCGAAGTACGGCACGAGAGCTTCAAGACCGACGCGTTCGTCGAGTTGGCCCGCGAGCACGACATCGCGGTGGTCTGCGCGGATACGGCCGGCAAGTGGCCGATGTTCGACGACGTCACGGCGGACTTCGCGTACGTCCGGTTGCACGGGGCGGACGAGCTGTACGTGAGCGGGTACGACGACAAATCGCTCGACCGCTGGGCGCGGAAGGTCCGCTCCTGGAAGTGCGACACCTACGTGTACTTCGACAACGACGCCAAGGTGCACGCGCCGTACGACGCGGAACACCTCGCTCAGCGCCTCGGAATCAGTTCGGCGGCCGCCGAACTGTGACGGGGCGCGCGAGCGCGCTCACGTCCGCCGCGGACCTCGCACCGTTCACCGCGGAGGACGTCTCACCGCGGCGGACGTCCGCGAGGCCGAGCAGCGGCTGACGGGTCGGCGACCTCGCCTAGAACAGCCGGG harbors:
- a CDS encoding VOC family protein, whose amino-acid sequence is MTTVRNVQITFDCADPERVARFWCEVLGYVAPEPPEGFASWDEYNRTLPADQAGSWFACTDPTGEGPRLFFQRVPEGKVVKNRVHLDVRVGTGMVGAERLAALEAERDRLVALGAVEVLLQRADEENESCIWMNDVEGNDFCLD
- a CDS encoding phosphotransferase enzyme family protein → MDVEEELTGGNVADRVVRIGATVRKPALAHTAGVEAVLAHLDGKAFALDGKAFAPRTLGRDDQGRHVLEYIPGTLADTLPPFSVDELRRLGRLIRELHDAMATFDPPADAAWHPVVPDPAGGDLICHGDLAPWNLVCGDDRWTFIDWDNAGPSTRLWDLGYAAQTLVPLLPTGDVTVDAPPLRAFVDGYGLDHEERLAFPAQLAARTRGSYELLVRGHETGEEPWATHYANGHADFWGPAAEYSALHHDAWVDALIH
- a CDS encoding class I SAM-dependent methyltransferase, with the protein product MSTLDPNSSPRADGSAGDADYGRIGEGYTSYRQPEPEFEAAIRAALGPAWTILNIGAGAGSYEPRDLDVTAVEPSAKMRAQRPADRVAAIDGTAENLPFADDTFDAAMATFTVHQWSDLGAGLVEVRRVTRGPVVVLTCDPSGCSTPARGRRTRPGASSRPRSTNGSKPRSPTICPAALGTRSTGNSASRNTSAAHWS
- a CDS encoding nucleotidyltransferase domain-containing protein yields the protein MTSPLVDLRDRWLRATTAALRADAAVIGAALVGSLGAGRADEWSDVDLLVVVDDSHLDSVALPSAGRTFAIDARHNGPAGTRAISAQYVVDGLPLWVDWHVHPVSHASWPSDSTLLFEHRPIRRTTATFTTYLNAGEREPATPKTPAEQHAMRIALIPIAAKQIARHSPDATHTIQFLGGPPTTDRPAQLAALRQLLNSHGNPTSLAAARAYLDLLDG
- a CDS encoding histidine phosphatase family protein; the protein is MILLVRHGEADGTQLDEEGWWGPARDFAPLSALGVQQAQEAGRRLRGCGAARIIASPMTRALQTAALIAAETQLPLTAVDVDLREWLPDNTLTWRSSQALAAIDDCAKHNGTWPPGESRAWEPHASVRRRALGALRRHATGAPFIAVCHSVVIETLTGTRGIEHCGVHPFDLTAADQPNDEVFLPR
- a CDS encoding ClpX C4-type zinc finger protein — translated: MSDNVLRCSFCGKVRDDVQHLIAGPGVFICNECVELCERVMSDQPLPSFPPLDGKTDEELLADMARLDASRGQVEAAVQDRVLRLRSRSVTWARIGEALGVSRQSAWERYSGEE
- a CDS encoding AAA family ATPase; this translates as MPLVYVTGSSGVGKTSVGAELRRLGYVVYDVDVDRLARWFDNASGAEVVMPADRDDGWFAGNSYRLPPETLRGLANGAGTTFVCGTVGNDGEIWDLFDTVISLSVDAATLERRLVTRGAFGSSEAELQRVLEWHANVDIDNATYGAVLVDASGSPPEVVSRVLGVLNSG
- a CDS encoding phosphotransferase, which translates into the protein MQIDRGAYPEARTPWDDPAWRLEAIGWLDAELARTGVRELGARRVRVRPWSVIVRVEAAAPVWFKAGAPGAAFEAGLGEALSRWTPDHVLTPYAVDAARGWSLMPSGGELLRSLPPGPQEWTEALTQYADLQRGLVERVDELLRLGVPDARVPALPGVFDAAVAACVSGADARRLREFRPRLVGWCEELRAIGVPDSLDHADLHDGQILVAGAGRYTFFDWGDANVGHPFFSLLPAR
- a CDS encoding DUF72 domain-containing protein gives rise to the protein MTHWPDSPYRVGISGWRYPPWRKTYYPDGLPQRAELEYASARLNSIELNGSFYALQRPESYRRWYDETPAGFVFAVKGPRFVTHLKRLADVDAPLANFFASGILALGNKLGPVLWQLPPNFQYDAARCADFFAQLPRTTVAAAEVAKGHDERMDGRALPEPRVDQPLRYAIEVRHESFKTDAFVELAREHDIAVVCADTAGKWPMFDDVTADFAYVRLHGADELYVSGYDDKSLDRWARKVRSWKCDTYVYFDNDAKVHAPYDAEHLAQRLGISSAAAEL